One genomic window of Candidatus Methylomirabilota bacterium includes the following:
- a CDS encoding translation elongation factor-like protein: MEEKVGTITGYYAHLGVAVVHLTDGDLRVGDQIRIRGHTTDFAQPVESLQVEHQAVEQAQRGAEVALKVQERVRRHDQVFRVTDA, from the coding sequence ATGGAAGAAAAGGTCGGCACGATCACCGGCTACTACGCCCACCTCGGTGTCGCGGTGGTGCATCTGACCGACGGTGACCTCCGGGTCGGCGACCAGATCCGGATCCGCGGCCACACGACCGACTTTGCTCAGCCCGTGGAGTCGCTTCAGGTCGAGCACCAGGCCGTGGAGCAGGCGCAGCGCGGGGCCGAGGTGGCCCTCAAGGTCCAAGAGCGCGTTCGCCGGCACGACCAGGTCTTCCGCGTGACGGACGCATGA
- a CDS encoding substrate-binding domain-containing protein, translated as MVTGRVAAVSGARRPGGILRTGCLATSLAVLAGLASGTEAAEIRVFSAGAMKTMITELAEAFRQETGHTVLITAGTVGALRQKAAAGEPADVFILSDVAIDDLARQGLVVPGTRTDLARTAIGVGVKEGAPRPDISTPEALKQTLLAVKSFVYIDPASGGTSGIHFAGVLQRLGIADAVKDKALLWPGGLAAEAVVKGQAELVVHQISEILPVKGVTLVGPLPKELQKVTTYSAGLAAKSAMSDVARTFIAYLARPVLRPKFEAAGLDYRE; from the coding sequence ATGGTCACGGGTCGTGTCGCTGCCGTGAGCGGCGCGCGGCGACCGGGGGGCATCCTCCGGACCGGCTGCCTGGCGACCAGCCTGGCCGTCCTGGCCGGGCTGGCCAGCGGGACAGAGGCGGCCGAGATCCGCGTCTTCAGCGCCGGCGCCATGAAGACCATGATCACCGAGCTCGCCGAGGCGTTCCGGCAGGAGACCGGGCACACCGTGCTGATCACGGCCGGCACCGTCGGCGCGCTGCGGCAGAAGGCGGCCGCCGGGGAGCCGGCCGACGTCTTCATCCTGAGCGACGTGGCCATCGACGACCTGGCCCGCCAGGGGCTCGTCGTCCCGGGCACGCGCACCGACCTCGCGCGCACGGCCATCGGCGTCGGCGTCAAGGAGGGCGCGCCGCGCCCGGACATCTCCACACCCGAGGCCCTCAAGCAGACCCTCCTGGCGGTGAAGTCCTTCGTGTACATCGATCCGGCCAGCGGAGGCACCAGCGGCATCCACTTCGCGGGCGTGCTCCAGCGCCTGGGCATTGCCGACGCCGTGAAGGACAAGGCGCTGCTCTGGCCCGGCGGGCTCGCTGCCGAGGCGGTGGTCAAGGGTCAGGCCGAGCTGGTCGTGCACCAGATCAGCGAGATCCTGCCGGTCAAGGGAGTCACCCTGGTCGGCCCGCTGCCGAAGGAGCTCCAGAAGGTCACGACCTACTCGGCCGGGCTCGCCGCCAAGAGCGCGATGTCGGACGTGGCGCGGACGTTCATCGCCTATCTGGCTCGCCCGGTCCTCAGGCCGAAGTTCGAGGCCGCCGGCCTGGATTACAGGGAATAG